The nucleotide sequence ATGTGGGAACTGTCCAGTAGAGGGCACTATAACCTTCACATTAACGAGTCATCAGAGTCGTAGTCAATAGTCAACCTTCTTATTTCCTCACATTTCCTCACATTTTCTCCTCCTCATCAGTGTGCTACTTAACATTTCCTGTCATCGAGACTCTATTAAGTTAAATGTCTGAGGAGTGAGACCATTATTCCATTACAATAGACAGACTGACACAAGATGCAAGATGTCTAACTGTGATCTGAATAGGCTACCATCTATGATGTCTAACTGTGAACTGAATAGGCTACCACTCTGAACCATTTAAGCGTCACCCAGAGACAAATATATAGGTCTCTGGTAGTGCCCAAACAGTGAATGACACATACAGCCCACAGCCTCTATGATAACACCAGTCAAACGTAGCTAGTGTTATCACAGTCTAGTCAAATCTGTGTTATCGTACATCAGAGGCAGGGAGAAAAGACTAGTGTTACCCTATCAATTCATATTGTGTAGCTAAACACCAGCGACCCAGCCTAGCCTAGCTGAGATGCTAACTGACAGGTCACACTATGCAGAGAtggtctggtggtggtggtgtgtagtgtgtgtgttattgtgtttgtatgtgtgtgttgcaaaACCACAAGCATCAGGCGGTGACAAGGCAAACTGCGACCTCCCCCACTGTCTGGGCACACAATGTCAGACTCAATCTGTCCCCCGTATCACAGTTTCCAAGCCAAGATGTCTCCTGGCACTGTAATGCTATATCATCAGTCACTTcctgactgcaactgtgctgtgtGAGTGTCGACTCCATAGCGTATTGCTCAGTTGAAGCTTGGCTATAGTGAGTTAATTGGTTATCTAGGTCTAAACCCTGACACTGATTCCCTCAAGGACCCTCTGGAATTTAACACTTGCAGTGGAGATGCCAGATATCACTAGAGCTATAGTATATGAAACAATGGACTGAATGCtaaacacaaaaaaataaactaaaggagagagacacacacacacagagacagagacagagagagagagagagacacagcgagagagacacagagagagagacaaagtaaAGTGAAAAGGAGAAAGACCGAGAGGATaagtgagagaaagaaaatatTTACTTCTTCTTGTCCTTTCTGAACAGTTGTGAGGATCCCTGTAGAGACTGACCCATCAGCGTCTCAGCTGCCACCTTCCTCCTGTTGAAGTCGTTCATCTCTTCCTCCAGgtcgctcctcttctcctccagattcctcttctcctcctgatGCATCCTCTTCAGCTGCTCAAACCTCTCATGGagctggagaggagggggagacaggtTGGTAACATGTAGGCACTTGGCGCTTTAAAGTCTAATAATACAGTCAGCagcccgtcattcagggcaggtggagccccacctgttttcagccccacccattaagcaaaaaaaaaaagaaaagttgtGCCcattttgcatgttattttggtattaaatcatgtcacatatcagtttgcaaacaaaaCAAATTATATTGAGTTAATAatgccgcatacaaacatggtctctgtttagctttcttgagtaaggcagctccaaaatgcaggtgtttcagcctagctcagtgctttctgtggtggtggggcagccagcggaaaatacggagcgtaggggttggtaatgttctctagttgtgccgtgattggctcagtgttctgtcactcatagagacactacgtcaccgcataatctacagggagagctaaaaagttcaagcccccttgggtgctgccatagatttacattagaagtgcccatccaagaaggctgaaggtcattggccacagataaaataacatcaaatcacgtttgattggactgatcatgtcaatatcatactttcaaaatcttagctagcaagctagacaagcagtcatcataaatcacgtcgacaatctactggcaaatccttttcaatccttgtcatacaAAGAGAAactatagataaaacgtatcagtgctcattggccattggaaATAAACATTGGatatcgcaaattcaacaatgagtggtttagaaggaatcagtggctaactgcaagcgttgcaaagcaatcaatATTTTGCTTCCCCTGCTATTTGGTGGAAAGGGTGtttggtccaagtctgggtttaagggtctcttttcaaAGCTTTTCTGGCCCACGCAACACCacgggccagaaaaggttgaatacattggttatgctgtcaatccagcaaaACTTGTGCCACGTTCAATACatctggaaactcggaactgggaaatctcagacttcagtgactAAGGGGGAAAAAAattagctccgactgggaaaatacactTTGAACTggcatccaactcggaattccaagtcaggaactctggcctctttctagagctctgacctgagttcccagttatcttgaaagcaccataagtcCAGAGAATGatagactttgatgacaaagatgacaaaatttgcccacaagaaggaccaccgcgccaccttcctgttcaagtgagcacaacacaacaaggtgagtccaaaaatgtcttgtatgctgctgcataaattatgtaatattccAGGGAGATATGGATACTGAAGCTAATGTATACTGTGGCTaataaagtaatactaagtgtatgttgtgtagtaagctgttagtagcccaggTGCCTCACCCTAATTTAATCCTTTTCCCCTTCATAACAtatcctactgttctgacttggtggtgcacatgtagcctataacctgttttagagaaacgtTATCATTGAATGTTGTAAgggctttcattgtctgcttatatgccccctttatttatcctgtggttctgacttggtgtacagggcgaacactaagaacggcccatgttctgaattctgtcgctataaatttcaaaagtgctgaaaaaATAGTTATATCGACTACGTCCGTCgtcgctcgctcattaatgtcttactTGAAATTACGGATGGCCTCTTATCTGCTCACCATTCCCTTATtaccatagtttgtacatctcaattgtaagtagaaaccacatttgtttaaacaagtcagccatatcagctatgtttttttaaaggcagtaaatgaggctgaattaactgtttctctgccagacaaggctccgctgatagccaggtgtaacggtggtaaggattcactccatggggctgaaaagaaagctctacGGTTGGGACAGCTTTGTATTGgcactaacagtttgtgggcaccgtttgtcaccgttatagtgcaattaatgtattgtttagtgcgGTGTAGTGACTTTGCTGGCATGCgtaaaaaataattataataataacatatatatatatatatatatatagcatttgccccaccaagacttacatgctaaaatcgccactggcaGCAGCACATCCAAGGAAATGTCTCAGAATGCTACACTGAGCAAACAGTTCAAACTAAAGTAAAAGGGTCCAAACTGTTAGATGCTCCCAAAATGCTCTGTAGACACATGGTCACATGGCTGATTAGATTCTAATGCCCAGTCCAGAAACAACCCAGAGTCTCATCGTCTAGCCACAGTCTAGAACATGTTCTCAACATGAGGAGCAGAACAGTATCATTATCTAAACAAGACAACTCCCAGAAGCACCCATGAATGATTAcctccctctccttttctttcAGCTCTGCCTCCGTCTCTTTCACTTTGTTGACAAACATCTGTCTCATCTCGTCCTCCTTATGCTGCAGATCCCCCAGGAACTCTTTCCTCTTGGCCTCATATGTCTCCTGCAGACTGATTGGTGAGGGAAGACAAGGTAGTTACAGTTATACGGTATTAAGGTTTGTATCCCGAATAGCACCCTAAAAGTAGGgtattatgtagggaatagggtgccctggtcaaaagtagggcactatgtaggaaatagtgtgccatttgggatgaatccTATATTTCATTCTAGAATGTGCATTAGGTCTCTGACTGTTGTGAGACGTCCATGGGCTTTTTGATGATCTCCAGGGGCCGGTGAGTACTACGGGTTCTGATGCTAGCTTTGGCTGTATTTTTGGCTTCCAACACTAGTCTAATTTCAGTTCATATTGTTCATATTTGATGACAAACCTTCAGCACATAAAAAAAAAGGATAGACAACCTGCCCGCTATGTAACTTAGAACAAGAGCTGGTCTCACCTAAAGGGTTTGTTGTCGGGGTCTGTATCTGTGAAGCCCAACTCCTCCAGTTTGCAGCGTCTGTAGAGCTCGTAGTGTCTGGCGTGAGTCTGCTCTCTCAGGTCTTCCATGTTCACTCTCAGCAACATCTCTCTCAGCTTCACAAAGTCACAGTGGCTCTCGTTCTCCACTGATTAACACAACACAGCAGGATTGGGTTATATGGTTTGTTTAATATGGTAATATACCTTATAGTTTGAAAGGGACTGGTCATTCTATGGCAAGTTAGGAACAATACGTATATGAGAAAATAACAATTTTATATTGGCATTAATGATATGGGTCTCTCGTGATTGCGTAATATCGATGCATTAATGATGTGTATTCACTTTTCTAGCCCAGGCCTATTGATTCTGAGGTCTTGCTCTGATTGCATCAGTAGTATAGAAAAATGGACTTTAATTGATTACTGTGTGTTCTTATTCGACCCGTTTCGGTGTTGTCCACTTTCCAAATGATTTATATGGTTCTATAACTGTATAATCAATGTACAGGATCAGAGAGATACCTACCCTGTACAGTTCCCCAGGGGTACAGGATCAGAGAGATACCTACCCTGTACAGTTCCCCAGGGGTACAGGATCAAGAGATACCTACCCTGTACAGTTCCCCAGGGGTACAGAATCAATAGAGAGATACCTACCCTGTACAGTTGCCCAGGGGTACAGAATCAATATAGAGATACCTACCCTGTACAGTTGCCCAGGGGTACAGGATCAATAGAGATACCTACCCTGTACAGTTCCCCAGGGGTACAGGATCAGAGAGATACCTACCCTGTACAGTTCCCCAGGGGTACAGGATCAGAGAGATACCTACCCTGTACAGTTCCCCAGGGGTACAGGATCAATAGAGATACCTACCCTGTACAGTTCCCCAGAGGTACAGGATCAATAGAGATACCTACCCTGTACAGTTCCCCAGGGGTACAGGATCAGAGAGATACCTACCCTGTACAGTTCCCCAGGGGTACAGGATCAGAGAGATACCTACCCTGTACAGTTCCCCAGGGGTACAGGATCAGAGAGATACCTACCCTGTACAGTTCCCCAGGGGTACAGAATCAATATAGAGATACCTACCCTGTACAGTTCCCCAGGGGTACAGGATCAATAGAGATACCTACCCTGTACAGTTCCCCAGAGGTACAGGATCAATAGAGATACCTACCCTGTACAGTTCCCCAGGGGTACAGGATAAGAGAGATACCTACCCTGTACAGTTCCCCAGAGGTACAGGATCAATAGAGATACCTACCCTGTACAGTTCCCCAGAGGTACAGAATCAATAGAGAGATACCTACCCTGTACAGTTCCCCAGAGGTACAGAATCAATAGAGAGATACCTACCCTGTACAGTTCCCCAGAGGTACAGAATCAATAGAGAGATACCTACCCTGTACAGTTCCCCAGAGGTACAGGATCAATAGAGATACCTACCCTGTACAGTTCCCCAGGGGTACAGTCTCGCTTTCACCATCTTATTACCCACTTTAACCTCCTCAACACTCCCCACCACAGCAAAGGGCAGATGGGCCTGGAACAAAAGATTGAATTTAATATATAAACATTTAGTAACACTTTACTAAAGCCTGCAGATACTgaataatgcattatgatgcagtTATGTCATGAGCATGTATGACCCTCTTATAATATAATGACTGTAGTTTAAAAACACAAGACCACAGCAAGGTTTCACatcgaggaagaggaggacaccGTTGTCTCTTTCAATCAATCGGCTCCTCGGCTGACGCAGTAAATCAGGGACGCAAGCAACCTGATTACAGTGTACAGGTGCCTGGAATACACAACTGCATTGTGACGagacaagggtgtgtgtgtgtgtgtgtgcgtcagacTCACATTCATAGAGGAGTTGATCTCGGTGACAGCCTCGTCCTCAGTAGGGAACTGGTGGATCTGAACACCGTTGCTCACCAGCTCTGACATGATCTTGATCTTGAACTTGTGCAGCTCGCTCTTAGATATGGTGTCTGCCTTGGCAATGACGGGGATGATGTTTACCTGGGAGTACAGGGAGGAGCAGCTTTTGCATTCCAATAGCGTTTTAATCATCAGGTCTACTATGCTTTTTTATATTGACTCTGGATTGACACAAACGCAAGCGTCAAAAACGCAATGCAGCTCTACTTTGAGATAAAAACGTAGCTGGTTGTACCTGAACCCCTCTCAGTATCCTTCAGGGGAGCTGCCAGGTGCTGTTCAACTCTTATGATGTCCAACACTTCAGATGCTAACACATCAGTGGTCCAAACAAATCAATGTCCAAAACATGTTTTCCCGCAACATTATATTCCTGCAGGGCTGTAAAGTATAAGAGCAGCTCCTAATACAAGAACAAATGCATTTCAAACGTTACCTTGCTGTCCAGTTTCTTCATGGTGACCAGATCCAGTGATTTGAGAGAGTGTCCGGTGGGAGCGATGAAGTAGAGACAGATATGGATCCTGGTGTCGTGGTAGTCGAACAGGGAACGTTTGATCTTCATCTCCTCCTGCAGGTAAGTCTCAAACTGGGTGTCGATGTAGTCCACTATGGGTTTGAAGCTGCAGGGCACAGAGCGACCAGGATTTGGGCTTTGGGGATAGGTCATTTTCAATTACACGTGAATGGAGAATGTCAGAAAAGCAGGAATTCCTGATTAAATTGGGAACAATCACATCCCTGAGAAAAGTGTTTTTAAGAAATGCAGATGCAGGGCCTGAAAACatatttattttgtatatttattttattgaacctttaactaggcaagtcagttcagaacataTACACTATTTAAGCTCAAGCTCCTTAGAAGCATTTTCACCagaaaataaatatcctagaacgTTTTCCCTGCTATTCAAGAAAC is from Salvelinus namaycush isolate Seneca chromosome 17, SaNama_1.0, whole genome shotgun sequence and encodes:
- the LOC120062084 gene encoding septin-8-A-like is translated as MNTLFNTLFEAEEASHYQNGVYLRPRTYDLKESNVQLKLTVVDTVGFGDQINKEESFKPIVDYIDTQFETYLQEEMKIKRSLFDYHDTRIHICLYFIAPTGHSLKSLDLVTMKKLDSKVNIIPVIAKADTISKSELHKFKIKIMSELVSNGVQIHQFPTEDEAVTEINSSMNAHLPFAVVGSVEEVKVGNKMVKARLYPWGTVQVENESHCDFVKLREMLLRVNMEDLREQTHARHYELYRRCKLEELGFTDTDPDNKPFSLQETYEAKRKEFLGDLQHKEDEMRQMFVNKVKETEAELKEKERELHERFEQLKRMHQEEKRNLEEKRSDLEEEMNDFNRRKVAAETLMGQSLQGSSQLFRKDKKK